A segment of the Desulfuromonas acetoxidans DSM 684 genome:
AAACTGCGCGTGCCCCCAGCCGGTATGGTGCTGGATATGGCGACGGGAACCGGTGATGTAGCGTTGGAAATTGCCTCGCGCACGCCCGATTCCGTGACAATTATCGGTGAGGATTTTACCCAGGGCATGTTGGTCAAGGGCCGGGAAAAGATTGCGGTTTCCCCCTATCGTGACCGGATTAAACTGGTCAATGCGCCCTGCGAAGCCATTCCCCATCCGGATGGTTTGTTTGACGGGGTGACGATTGCCTTCGGGATTCGCAATGTTGTTGATCGTCAAGCCGGTTTGGCTGAAATGTGCCGGGTTCTCAAGCCTGGTGGCCGCGCTGTGATTCTTGAGTTTTCTACACCGAAAAATCCACTGTTTCGCACGCTCTACATGACCTATTTCCACAAAATTCTACCGTTTATCGGTGGTTTGCTGTCAAAACGGACGGCGTATAAATACCTGCCCGATTCCGTGGCTGAGTTTCCCGATCAGCAGACGTTTAAAACGATGATGGAGCAGGCCGGTTTCACCGATGTGAAACACCATGATCTGACGTTCGGTATCTCCACTGTCTATGTTGGTGTGTGTCCGGAACCTGTGTAGCCTTGAAAAATAAAAGATTGTCACGTCCTAAAATACGTTGACAGTTTATTCCTAAGCCACCTCCCCCATGGAGGTGGCTTTTTTATGTACTTCTTCCGGTGTTTTCATATTCAAGCTAAGGTGCGGCCGTAGGCGGTTGTAAATAGCGACCGATTCGCGAACCAAGTCCTTCAGTTCCTGCAAATCACGACACTTAAACAACAAAAACTCTTGCTTCAGAATTCCGTTCACCCTCTCAGCCAAAGCATTTTGATAACAACCGTAACCATCTGTCATGGATGGCGTTATGTCATGACGCTTCAGCTCTTCCTGATAGATTGATGAGCAATACTGTAATCCTCTATCGGAATGGTGTAACAACGGTTTACCTGTCTGGCGTTGTCTGGCTGCTTGACGTAATGCCTTGACAACACTTTCTGCGCGTAGATTGTCACTGACCTCATACCCCATGATTTTACGGCTATAAGCATCAGTAACCAGCGATAGATAATGAACCCCTTCATCTGTTTCAACGTACGTGATGTCACTGACAAAGACCTGTTCAGCCCGATTGATATCCTGACTCGCGATAAGATTCGGATATTTTTTCATCCAGTGCCTGCTCTGCGTTGTCTTGATGAATCGTTTGACCGGTGGAACTAACAGCCGATGCTCTCGTAAATAATCAAAAAATCCATCCCGACCTAATTTGATGCCCTGAGCATCAAATTTCGGTTTCAGCAGTGAGTACAGCTTGCGACCGCCCAACCTCGGCATGAATCGTCGCAACTCCATCACCATCCCTTTGACGGGAGCCAGCTCTATGTTGCGTTGCTGGGTGCGCCTTTCTCTTTGATAAACGGCCTGCCGACTGATGCCAAGAAGCTTGCAAGCGCGGCTTAAACTTAGCCCTTTGTGTTTTTGAATGCGTCTCGCTCCTTGGCAATATACTTTTTTCTCAAGCTCATTCCGTGCTCAGAATCCAGGATATCAACAACTTCATTCAAAAGCAGATTACGAAGACGTTCATCTTCAAGTTCGCGCTCAAGTCGCTTTATCTTTTGTGCAGGGGTTTCTTTGGCTTTGGGAGTTTTGGGCATAGCGAGCCTCACTGGCTGGGTCCAATCCAACTTTCCGTGCTTTCTTAACCATGTTAGCACGGTTGAGCGACCCTGGATGCCATAGATCTTCTGGGCCTGCTTGTAGGTCATATCGCCTTTTTCTACGGCATCAACAACCTGCAATTTAAAGCCCATTGTGTAATCTCGTTGAGTCCGCCGACTCCGCTTGCTTTCTACTCTGTCCATAAATAAGTCTCCAAGGTGTAAACTTATTTCAGGACGGGACAGATGGAATAAAAAAGGCGGCGTTGAGTCGCCTTTTTTATTTTTGCGGGCGATCGGGATTGGTGAGAACTTTCTCCGGGTCTTTGATTAGAGTGCCTGGTAGGGTCAGGGTCCGTTTGAAAATACCAAAGACCTTGTTTGACAGAGATGTGAGCGGCATCATCTCCACTTTGGGGTCTGAAAACGATCCCTTGATTTCAAAGTTGGCGGAGAGTACTGCTCGATCATCGCCGGTGAGCAACCAACCGGCCACCGGGATACGGGTGAAAACGGTGTCGACGGTACCCAACGGTTTGATGCCCATGATCAGATCCAGATCGTTGTTGACCAGGTCAAGTTCGCCCGCCAGAACCGTATTCATTGCCGCACTGTCGATGCGCAGGTTTTCACTGCGTAATACCCCGTCTTCCAAGATAACGTCGCTGGTCAGCCGACTGAACGGCATCCCCTCCTTGGCCATATCCGGCAGGCTGAATGTAAAGAGCTGAGCCACATTGAGCAGAGAGAACGCTTTTGACAGTACCTTGAATTTACGTAACACGCCGTCTTGTATTGTCACGGAAAAGAGGCCGTTGGAATTTGGCAGAAAGGTGCTGCCGATCGGGCCGCTGATGGAAAAGTCGCCGGTGAGTCGACCGGTGACCAGGCCGGTGTGTTTGAGGAGCTGGTTGTAGACTTTATCCGCATCAATATTAACGACGGTCCCTTCAATCTGCAGCGTTGCCGGATCGGTTGTCTGGTAAAGCAGAACCCTGCCGCTGCCGTAACCGGCGTCAGCTTCAAACAACAACGGCTCAATGCGCAGACGGCCATAGCGATAATGGATGGTGCCGGTTGCGTCACTGAACTCAAAGCCGCTGATGATCCCCTTATCGACCATGGCGCGGATGTGCAATGTCTCTTGCTCATCATCTGTGATCTCATGGTGGGGCCATTGGCCGGTGTGGCCGTGGTTGGCCGAGCCGTGCCACAGGGCGATGACTTCATCGACATTGGCAAACGGTGCTTCAACAAGCAGTTGCAGGTCCGGGCCATGAAATTTAAGCGTTCCGGTCACTGTCGCAGTTGTGCCCTGGTCGAGGCGAACGGTTGCCCGGGTAAAGTCAATGCCGTGGGCATGGATCGCGATGCGGCCGTCGAGATCGTGAAGGCGCGCGGTTGGTGAATTAAACACCAGGTCTTTGGCAAAGATGTCGGTGGCTCGTGCGTGGATTTGAGCTACAGGGTGGGTAATATCATCCAGATGGGCGTTGACTCGTAACTGCGAATCTCCGAGGCCAACCTTGAGATCCGTGGCATCAAGGCTTTTCCCGGACAAACGTGCCTGACCGTTGATGGTGTGGATCGGAGCAATGACATGGGTCGGTGAGATCGCACAGTTGGTTAAAGTCAGTGTGCCCTGTGCGTCAAGAGGTTGTCCCGGTGTTTGAGTGAGTGTCTCTTCAACGGCGATTTTGCCGCGCAGGTTCATTTGTTTCAGCAGTTGAATGTTTGGGCCGAGATGGGCCAACTCCAACTCCGGAATATTGACTTGAAGCTGGTAGCTGTCGGCAGAGCGAAAGGTTCCTGAAAAATCCACTCCAATATGGGGGAGAGTCAGGGTGCCGGATGACAGTTGCCAACCGTGAGGGTTTGATTCAAATGTGCAGCTCAGTTGTCCGTCGTTATCCGCCTTTTTGGCCACAACTCTGGCGGCATTGTAAGTCATTTGTTTGAGGTTGGCGTGCAATTGCCACTGTTGTTTGTCGCGTTGCGACAGTTTGATGTCCAGTGGCCATGCAATGTGTCCGGCTGTTGCGGCCAGGCGCAGCGGCGTGCTTGTCAGATAGAGAGCTTGTGCCGAGCCGTCCAGGGTTACGTTGACTGGTCCTTGCGACCATGATCCAAGGTTGAGCCGGGTCAGATTCGTATCAAGATGGATGGCCTGAATCTCGGATAGTGTTGGTGGCCATTGCTGTGAGTCGAGTTTCAGGGTCTTGAGGGTCAGACGACCCTGTGGGGCAATGCTGACGATGTTACGTGACAGCTTTGCTGGCAGCCAGGAGTAAAGATCTTCCAGCATAATGGCATTGCTGTTTGCGGTAATACCGTAGTGAGACAGATCTGATGACCAGAACCCCTGGCCTGAAAGCTTCATCTTGTTTAAAGATAACGTTGCTTCATCAAAGGTAAAAAGCTCGTCGGTCTGTTGCAGCCGACAGGACAGGGTGCATTGATTCACTTGAATGGTCGGGGCATTGGCGTGGCGCAGTTGCAGTGGTGCTGCCGTAGGTTTTACGGTTGCCTGGAGTCGCAGGCCGTCGTGGAAGTTGCCGCGCCAGTCGCTTTGTATGTTCAGGCGACCATCAATCTGGAATGGCCATGCCTTTTGCAGGCTGGCCGGGAGAGTCGTATTGCTGACTTTCCCTTGGGCCTGAACCGTTGCCAAGCCAAGCTCGTGGGTCATGCCGGAAAGTTCGATCCGGGAAAAAATCGTGGCAATGCTGCCGTCGGGTAGATGGAGATTTCCTGAGCCCTGAAAGGAGAGTCCCGTCTTTCCAGATGGAGTCAGTTTTGCCGCCAGTTCGGAGATTTGCCAAAATTGCGGTGTGTCACCATGTGGTGCCGCCAGATGGATTTCACCCCGCTCTATAGTGATGTGGAGCTGCGGCAGGTGGGCTTTTCGCCAGTCAAAAGGGGTGCCGGAGGATGGTGTTGCATCCGAGGGGGCTTGAAGTGTGTGCGGCAGCAGGTAAATCTGTGGATCGACCACAGTAATGTGAGAATGCGCCAGTTGTCCTTGAAGCAGATCGCGCCAGCTTACCCGGACGTGGAGTTGAGGGATGGTGGCTTTGAAGCGATGATTGGCCTCAATGGTGATCTCAGTGAAATCAAGAGTGGGGCGCGGGTGGAACCCGAGTCGGGCTTTTTTCAGAGTGACAGGGGTTTTGAGGTTGTCGCTGAGGCGACTGGAAATCATGGCCCCGATCTGTTCCTGGTGGGTCGCAATGTAGCCCCATAGTCCGATGCTCAGACAGAGAAGGAGGCCGATCAATAGTATAAACGTCAGTAAAATGCGCCGTCGCATAAAGTTTTTATCCAAAATATCTTGGTTGTTTGGCCTGAACGGTTGCTGTCGGGTGTTGCAGATTGAGACACGTTCTGACTATACGCCTTCTCCGGGACGCCGACAAGCCTACATCCCTGTTGTAACGAACCTTTACAGAGTGTTGCGTGATTGATACGATGGCATATTTACTGTGTTGGGTTTCATCAGGATGTTCTCAGGCGGTTTTTTTGTGGCGGATATGATCTCATTATGAAAATAAAACGGATTGAAATCATCGGGTTTAAATCCTTTGTTGATCGCACGGTACTCAATTTTGAGCCCGGCGTGACCGCCATCCTCGGACCCAATGGCTGTGGCAAAAGCAATGTGATTGATGCGATCCGCTGGGCGATGGGAGAGCAGAACGCCAAGAATCTTCGTGGTCAGGCCATGGAAGATGTGATCTTCGGTGGCAGCAAAAAACGGCGTCCTCACGGAATGGCTGAAGTCACCATGGTTTTTGCCAATCCACAAAGTGCCGGCACCAGTGAATTTAACCAGTATTCAGAAATCATGATTACCCGTCGTCTGTATCGCAATGGCGACAGTGAATACCTGCTCAATAAAACCCCCTGTCGGCTCAAGGATATCTCCGAACTGTTTATGGATACCGGCGTTGGTGCGCGCGCCTATTCCATTATTGAACAGGGGAAAATTGGTTCCATTCTCCACTCTCGTCCCGAAGAGCGTCGCGTTCTCATTGAAGAAGCGGCCGGGGTGACCAAATATAAAGCCCGTAAAAAAGCGGCATTGCGCAAAATCGAATCCACGCGTCAAAATCTGACACGCCTCAATGATGTTATTGGCGAAGTGAAGAGGCAGCGGGACAGCTTACGTCGCCAGGCCGGTAAAGCACAGCGCTTTCGGGAGTTGCGCAATCAGGTCAAAGAACTGGAAATTCAATTGGCGCGCCATCGCTGGAGCGAATTGGAGCAGGAGACAGAACAGCTTGAAAAGCAATTGGAACAGGCTGAAACGGCAGTTGAGGCGGGGCAGTCCGGGGCGTCTCAGGCTGAATTGGCGTTTGAAAAAGCGCGTCTTGAACAGGCCGAGCAAGACGAGACGATGCGCCGCTTGCGCGACCAACTGTTTCAGCTCGACAGTGATATTCAGAAGGTGGAAAGCCAGTTAGAGCTGTCACGTCAGCAGATGCGGCATACCGAACAACAACAGGAAACGCTTTCTGCAGAGGTGGCGGAAGCGCGCCGTATGGAGTCGAATTCCTCTTCACAGATTGACCAGTTAACGTGCCAGCACGATCAGGCGACAGAAGATGTCGAGCAACTACAGCAGAAACGCGATCAGGTCCAGAAGCGTGTTCAGCGTCAAGTTGAACAGGAGCGTGAACGTGCGGCTACAATTGATCGGTTACGTAAAGACGTCCTTTCCAGTCATGTCGACATGTCGCGGTGTGAGGGGCTAAAATCTCAGGCTGAGCAGAAACGTGTCTCACTCAACGAGCGCCAGCAGCGCCAGCAGCGTGACAGGCTTAACCTGGAAGAGCAACGTCAACAGCTGCAGGAGCAGATTGTCGCGGTGAATGATGATCTGTTGGCAGGCCAGGAGCGACTTGCCGACAGCCGCGAGCAACTTGACGAGGTTGCTCGTCAGCAGCGCGCCGAGCAAGAGCAGCGAGATCGCTTGCAGGCGGAGTTACGTGAGGTGCAAAAGCGCTTTCATCAGGGTGCATCACGGCTGGAGTCTTTGCAGGAGTTGGCCGGGAATCATGCCGGGTATGAAGAAGGTATCCGTGCGGCATTGTCGCGCTCCGACCTGACTGGAAAACTGGCTGGAACCATGGCCGAAGGGGTGCATGTCAAGCCCGGCTATGAAGCGGCTGTTGCGGCGGCATTGGGCTCTCAGATTCAAGCCATTAAAGTGGAAGATGCCGCAACGGTGCTTGCTCTAAGCCATGAAAAAGACTTTGAGCGCTGTCGGTTTCAGTTGCCCTTGACACCTCCTGCCGTAGTGTTTCCAGGTGGGACACCTTTAAAGGAGTTGATTGACTTTGATGAGACCAGTGCCGCATTCGCTGCTTTGGTGGAGGGGGTGTTTGTTGTTGAGACGCTTGAGGATTATTGGCAAACACCGCTACCGCATGGCTGCTGTCTGGTCACACCCCAGGCCGATGTCCTGAATTGGCAGGGCTATCTGGCGGTTGGTCAGGGCGATAGTCGTGAACAACAGTTGCTGGACAACAAGCGTCGCATCGAAGAGCTCAACCATGAAAAAGAGATCCTGCAGCAACAGGTGGACGATCTCGAGCAGAGTCAACAGGTGAGCGCGCAACGCGCTGAAACCTGTCGTGAAGAGCATCAGGAGTTGTCGCTGCTGTGTCAGAGGCAACAGATGCAAGTCGCAGAGTTGGAAAAAGAGCGCACCCGGATGGTTCGAGAACTGGAACGGGTTGATGAGCGTTTTGAGCTGTTGTTGTTTGATGCGGATCAGTTTGCCGAAGAGGATGAGCTGTTGCGCCGTCAGCTGGTGGAGTTGGAGGAGAATGTTCGCCTGGGTGCAGAGCGCCAGCAGGAGTTGAA
Coding sequences within it:
- the ubiE gene encoding bifunctional demethylmenaquinone methyltransferase/2-methoxy-6-polyprenyl-1,4-benzoquinol methylase UbiE; translated protein: MFNLSEKGRGIRAMFDDIAPRYDLLNRLLSMGIDRRWRRFAVGKLRVPPAGMVLDMATGTGDVALEIASRTPDSVTIIGEDFTQGMLVKGREKIAVSPYRDRIKLVNAPCEAIPHPDGLFDGVTIAFGIRNVVDRQAGLAEMCRVLKPGGRAVILEFSTPKNPLFRTLYMTYFHKILPFIGGLLSKRTAYKYLPDSVAEFPDQQTFKTMMEQAGFTDVKHHDLTFGISTVYVGVCPEPV
- a CDS encoding IS3 family transposase (programmed frameshift); this translates as MDRVESKRSRRTQRDYTMGFKLQVVDAVEKGDMTYKQAQKIYGIQGRSTVLTWLRKHGKLDWTQPVRLAMPKTPKAKETPAQKIKRLERELEDERLRNLLLNEVVDILDSEHGMSLRKKYIAKARRIQKHKGLSLSRACKLLGISRQAVYQRERRTQQRNIELAPVKGMVMELRRFMPRLGGRKLYSLLKPKFDAQGIKLGRDGFFDYLREHRLLVPPVKRFIKTTQSRHWMKKYPNLIASQDINRAEQVFVSDITYVETDEGVHYLSLVTDAYSRKIMGYEVSDNLRAESVVKALRQAARQRQTGKPLLHHSDRGLQYCSSIYQEELKRHDITPSMTDGYGCYQNALAERVNGILKQEFLLFKCRDLQELKDLVRESVAIYNRLRPHLSLNMKTPEEVHKKATSMGEVA
- a CDS encoding AsmA-like C-terminal domain-containing protein, with product MRRRILLTFILLIGLLLCLSIGLWGYIATHQEQIGAMISSRLSDNLKTPVTLKKARLGFHPRPTLDFTEITIEANHRFKATIPQLHVRVSWRDLLQGQLAHSHITVVDPQIYLLPHTLQAPSDATPSSGTPFDWRKAHLPQLHITIERGEIHLAAPHGDTPQFWQISELAAKLTPSGKTGLSFQGSGNLHLPDGSIATIFSRIELSGMTHELGLATVQAQGKVSNTTLPASLQKAWPFQIDGRLNIQSDWRGNFHDGLRLQATVKPTAAPLQLRHANAPTIQVNQCTLSCRLQQTDELFTFDEATLSLNKMKLSGQGFWSSDLSHYGITANSNAIMLEDLYSWLPAKLSRNIVSIAPQGRLTLKTLKLDSQQWPPTLSEIQAIHLDTNLTRLNLGSWSQGPVNVTLDGSAQALYLTSTPLRLAATAGHIAWPLDIKLSQRDKQQWQLHANLKQMTYNAARVVAKKADNDGQLSCTFESNPHGWQLSSGTLTLPHIGVDFSGTFRSADSYQLQVNIPELELAHLGPNIQLLKQMNLRGKIAVEETLTQTPGQPLDAQGTLTLTNCAISPTHVIAPIHTINGQARLSGKSLDATDLKVGLGDSQLRVNAHLDDITHPVAQIHARATDIFAKDLVFNSPTARLHDLDGRIAIHAHGIDFTRATVRLDQGTTATVTGTLKFHGPDLQLLVEAPFANVDEVIALWHGSANHGHTGQWPHHEITDDEQETLHIRAMVDKGIISGFEFSDATGTIHYRYGRLRIEPLLFEADAGYGSGRVLLYQTTDPATLQIEGTVVNIDADKVYNQLLKHTGLVTGRLTGDFSISGPIGSTFLPNSNGLFSVTIQDGVLRKFKVLSKAFSLLNVAQLFTFSLPDMAKEGMPFSRLTSDVILEDGVLRSENLRIDSAAMNTVLAGELDLVNNDLDLIMGIKPLGTVDTVFTRIPVAGWLLTGDDRAVLSANFEIKGSFSDPKVEMMPLTSLSNKVFGIFKRTLTLPGTLIKDPEKVLTNPDRPQK
- the smc gene encoding chromosome segregation protein SMC; translation: MKIKRIEIIGFKSFVDRTVLNFEPGVTAILGPNGCGKSNVIDAIRWAMGEQNAKNLRGQAMEDVIFGGSKKRRPHGMAEVTMVFANPQSAGTSEFNQYSEIMITRRLYRNGDSEYLLNKTPCRLKDISELFMDTGVGARAYSIIEQGKIGSILHSRPEERRVLIEEAAGVTKYKARKKAALRKIESTRQNLTRLNDVIGEVKRQRDSLRRQAGKAQRFRELRNQVKELEIQLARHRWSELEQETEQLEKQLEQAETAVEAGQSGASQAELAFEKARLEQAEQDETMRRLRDQLFQLDSDIQKVESQLELSRQQMRHTEQQQETLSAEVAEARRMESNSSSQIDQLTCQHDQATEDVEQLQQKRDQVQKRVQRQVEQERERAATIDRLRKDVLSSHVDMSRCEGLKSQAEQKRVSLNERQQRQQRDRLNLEEQRQQLQEQIVAVNDDLLAGQERLADSREQLDEVARQQRAEQEQRDRLQAELREVQKRFHQGASRLESLQELAGNHAGYEEGIRAALSRSDLTGKLAGTMAEGVHVKPGYEAAVAAALGSQIQAIKVEDAATVLALSHEKDFERCRFQLPLTPPAVVFPGGTPLKELIDFDETSAAFAALVEGVFVVETLEDYWQTPLPHGCCLVTPQADVLNWQGYLAVGQGDSREQQLLDNKRRIEELNHEKEILQQQVDDLEQSQQVSAQRAETCREEHQELSLLCQRQQMQVAELEKERTRMVRELERVDERFELLLFDADQFAEEDELLRRQLVELEENVRLGAERQQELNEALTQGEAELAKEREQLTEQQQGLAEIDVELARGVERQQRLHSDLHREKKAVSDQQQRQLDRQRRLEQCGEELLTLKQQQVDGQARLQVLLERRQREQQRQAGIEEQTRVLHEKVEQLDQQARQKRSALNGATEQHSHLQIKVREHHLELEHLHQTIRDKYQVDLTRQDDLDPHQVHQATEKLHKLRVRLEAFGEVNLMAIEEFTALEERFDFLEKQRDDVHASIDDLQTAISRINRTTRKRFKEAFEQVNEQFKQVFPRLFVGGEAELRLTDESDLLESGIDIIAQPPGKKLQNVGLLSGGEKALTAVALIFAIFLIKPSPFCVLDEVDAPLDDANIGRFNDMVKEMSRSSQFVVITHNTRTMEIADTLFGVTMEEPGVSSLVAVRMDELAAS